In Arthrobacter sp. CJ23, the genomic window CCAAGTCCCTGATCACCATGGTCACCAGCGTCAACTTCCTGTCCATCTGCACCGTGGTGCTGACCGTCGCCGGGCTGAGCCTGGGCAAGGACATTCCGTTGCTGCGCCGCATCGGCTGGCGGATTGTCCCCGTGGGTCTGATCGCCATCGCTTCCTCGTACCTCTTCTCCGTGGTCATCGCCCAGTTCACCCTCGGCCTCGGCGCGCACTGACGCCCCGCCAACAGCCATCAAGCCGCACCCGCTGACCCGACACTCCCGAAAGGCCACCATGACCAGCCAGACCCTAGCCGCCGCCGTCGACGTCGATACCCTCAAGAAGGCCGTTTCCGGCACCATCGACTCGTGGGAAGACCGCCTGCGCCAGGTCAGCCGGATCATCCACGACAACCCGGAACTGGCCTTCGAGGAACGGCTCGCCGCGGAAACCCTCGCCTCCATCGCCGAGGAGGCCGGGTTCGCCGTCGAACGCAGCGCCTACGGAATGGAAACCTGCTTCGAGGCGGTGCGGGGCAGCGGTGACTTCACCGTGGTGATCTGTGCTGAGTACGACGCCCTGCCGGAGATCGGCCACGCCTGCGGGCACAACATCATCGCGACGGCGGCCCTCGGCACAGGGCTCGCCCTCGGCGAAGTGGCCGACGAGCTTGGCCTGCGGGTGGTGCTCCTGGGCACTCCGGCAGAGGAGCACGGCGGCGGCAAGGCACTGCTGCTCGAAGCCGGCGCTTGGGAGCAGGCAACGGTTTCCATGATGGTCCACGGCGCCGCCGGCAACGAGGACTTCAGCTGCGCGATCACCCACTCCCAGGCCGTGGACCGCTTCGCCGTAACCTTCAACGGCCGTGCTGCCCACGCCGCCGCTGCCCCGCACAAGGCCATCAACGCCGGCGACGCCGCCACGATCTCCCAGATAGCGATCGGCCTGCTGCGCCAGCAGCTCCCCGACGGCGTCCGGCTGAACGCCTTCGTGGAGCACGGAGGCGACGTCACCAACGTCATCCCGGCCCGCACCGTGGTCAGCGCCGAAGTCCGCGCCCACGATCTCGAGACCCTTGAGGACATCAAGGAGCGCATGCTGAACTGCTTCGCCGGGGGCGCGCTCGCCAGCGGCTGCACCTGGGAAGTCGCGCCCACCGAGCCGCGCTACGAAAACCTGGTCCAGAACACGCTGCTGGCGGAGGCCTGGGACCGGAACCTCAAGGCCCTGGGCCGCACGATCGTGGAAGTCAGCGGGCTCGGCGGCGGCTCCACGGACATGGGCAACGTGTCGCACGCCGTTCCCTCGATCCACCCGATGATCTCCGTTCTCGGTGCCAGCGGTGTTCCGCACACCATCGAATTCGCCACCGACGCCGGGTCCCCGGCAGGCGAGCAGGCCGCCCTGGACGGCGCGCTCGGCATGGCCTGGACCACCATTGACATGGTCACCAACCCGGAAACCCGCGAAGCCCTGCTCGCATTGCAGGCGGCCCGGCGTCCCGGCGCGACCCGCAGCCCGGCGCTCGGCTGAGGCGGACTCGGCCAAGGCGGACCGGAAGCAATAGGCGGCAGGCCGCCGTCGGGAACTGATCCCGACGTCGGCCTGCCGCCTTATGGTGTGGGCGCCCGCGGGTCTGAACCCCGTAGCGCCCAACTTGCTCCCCAACCTCGCAAGTCCCCGCCGGCTCCCAAGCTTCGCTTCGCTCAGTTCGGGACCCTCGCCGTCGTGGGCCCTCGGCCGGGGCCCCTCGCATGGGCCCACGCCGCCAGGGTTCCCTGGGCGAGCGGAGCGAGTCCAGGGAGGGCGGTGGGGATTAGGCTGTTCCCCATGGAAACGGTGGTCTGGTCCAAGCCCGAGAACGAGCGCGCGGGAACGCCCCTTCTGGTCATGATGCACGGCTACGGCACCGACGAGCAGCGCATGGTGCAGCTCTTTCCCGAACTGCCGGCCGAGTTCAGCTGCGCAGCGCTCCGCGGGCCCATGGACATCGGCGACCATCACGGCTGGTTCCTTCTGGACTATTTCCTGGCCAACGACTTCGCCGACGTGATCACGTCCACCAACAAGGTCTTTGCCTGGATCAACTCGGTCAAGGACAACCACAGCAGCGTCAGCCTTCTCGGCTACTCGCAGGGCATGGCCATGGCCAGCACGCTCCTGCGCCTCCGCCCCCACGCATTCAAGGCCACGGTGGGCCTGTCCGGCTTCGTGCTGGAGAACGATCTGCTCGCGCTCAGTGAGTCCTTCGACAGCCCTCCGCCGTTCTTCTGGGGTCGCGACAAGGCCGATCTTGTCATCAATGGCGATGCCATCGAATACACGGGGGAGTGGCTCAATGCCAACATGGCCTTGACGGCCAGGAGCTACCCCGGCATGGGCCACCGGATTGAATCGCCGGAACTGGTCGATGTGAGCGCCTTCCTGCGCCACTACGTCCTCCGCTGAGCACCAGCGCCGGGGGCAGCGCCGGGGTCCGCTGAGGGGTAGCGCCGGGGCCTGCTGAGGGCCGCATCCCCACCCGAATCCCCGCCTCCCGGTGAGGCCCGCGTCACATTTGGGAAATCCGCAGAAACCCTCTTGATTGTAAAAATTGTAAGCGCTTACACTTTTTCGGACGGTGCATCGCAGCACCGCGAATCCAAGCGCGAATCCAAGCGCGAATCCAGTAGAGAAAGGGTTGAGGCCGTGTTGCATGGTTAAGGCTCACCGCGCCACCATCCAGGACGTCGCTGTCCTGTCCGGTTTGTCCATCTGTACCGTGTCCAGGGCGCTCCGGAAGCTGCCCAATGTCTCGGAAAAGGCGCAGCGCCAGGTGGCCGAGGCCGCCGCCAAGCTCGGCTACAAGGCATCCTCGGCAGCGTCCCGCCTGGCCGGCGGCAGCACCGGGTCCATCGCCATCATCGCCCCCACCGCCACGGCATGGTTCTTTGCCCAGGCCGTGGAAGCGGCCGAGGAAGTGTTCGCGGACAGCGGCTACGACACCGTCCTGATCAGCCTCCGCAACAAGGCCAGCGTGCGCCGCAAGGTCCTGGGCGACCTCAGCGGCCTGGCCCAGCGCGTGGATGGCGTGCTCCTGCTGAACGTGGAGCTTAGCGACGACGAGATCGCGGCCCTGGTGGCCTCTGGCCTGGCCGTGGCCAGCGTCGGGATGAGCAAGGTTCCCTGGGACAACGTGGGGATTGACGACGAACATGCGGCCTGGGCGGCAACCTCCCACCTGCTGGGGCTGGGCCACTGGGACCTGGCCGTGCTGGCGGGCCGCGAGACGCGCGGGAATTCCGTGCTCACCTCGGGGGACCGGCTCAAGGGCTTCGGTAGGGCCCTGGCCGAGCACCACCTCACGGTGCATCCGGACCTGGTCATCAGCGCCGACTCCAGCATCGACGGCGGCCGCCGGGCAATGACCGAGCTCATCGCCCACCGCAGCGTGCCCAGCGCCATCTTCGCGGAGTGCGACGAAGCCGCATTCGGTGCGCTCATGGCACTGCGCGAACACGGCCTCTCGGCACCCAAGAACGTTTCCATCATCGGCATCGACGATCACCCTATGAGTTGGTTCCTGGGCCTGAGCACTGTGGCGCAGCCCGTTGCCGACCAGGGCGCGTTCGCCGCCAACCTGCTGTGCGAACGCCTGCAGAGTCCCGAGACCCCCAACCAAGCCGCCAACCATCTGCTGGACACCAAACTCATCGAACGCAAAACCACGCGCCACAAGCGCTGATTGGACTACCGCACCATGACTGAACTCCGCACTTCCTGGACCGGCGCTGCAGCGCTGCTGTTCGACCTCGACGGCGTGCTGACGCCCACCGCCGTCGTGCACGAACAGGCCTGGCAGGAACTCTTCGACGGCTACCTCGCCGAGACCGGCCACGCGCAGGACTACCAGGAGAGCGACTACTTCGACTACATCGACGGCAAGCCGCGCTTCGACGGTGTCCGCGACTTCCTGGCCTCGCGCGGCATCACGCTGCCGGAGGGCCCGGCGGACGACGACCCAGCCCACCCCACCGTGCAGGGCCTGGGCAACCGGAAGAACCTGATCTTCAACGAGATCGTCGAAGCCCACGGGGTGGTGCCGTACGCCGGCTCCGTCCGCTTCATCGACGCCGCCCTCGCGCAGGGCCTCAAACTCGCCGTCGTCTCCTCCTCCCGCAACGCCCCCGCGGTGCTGAAGGCGGCCGGACTGGACGGCTACTTCCCGGTGGTGGTGGACGGCCAGGTGGCCGCCGACGCAGGGCTCCCGGGCAAGCCGGATCCCGCCACCTTCGACTACGCGGCAGGGCTGCTGGACGTCCCGGCGGAAGACTGCATCGTGGTCGAGGACGCGGTGTCCGGCGTGCAGGCCGGCAGTGCCGGGAACTTCCGGGCGGTGATCGGCGTGGACCGCGGCGCGGGCCACCAGACACTGCTCGACGCCGGCGCGACGTTCGTCGTCGACGACCTCAACGACCTCCTCTAACCGAGCTTTCTAAGGACCACACCACCCCATGGCACTCATCAGCTCCGACCGGCTGCGTTTCCCCTGCGAGCCCTGGAAGCTCGCGGAAAGCATCCACGTCCCCGGCGACGACGGCACCCTGGAAACGCTGTTCGCGCTCGGCAACGGCCACCTGGGCATCCGCGGCGCCCACCCGACCCACGGTGACGCCGAACTGCCCGGCACCTTCATCAACGGCTTCCACGAAACCTGGGACATCAAGCACGCCGAGAACGCCTTCGGCTTCGCCCGGACGGGCCAGCGGATCGTGTACGTTCCGGATGCCAACAACTTCACCATCAGCATCGACGGGGAGCAGCTGTCCCTCGCCGAATCGACGGTGCAGGACTACCGCCGCAGCGTGGACTTCGCCACGGGCGTGTACGAATGCGCCGTCACCTGGGCCTGCCGCTCCGGCGCGACGGTCACCACGGTGGAGCGCCGCGCCGTCGGCTTCGATTCACGCGGCTGCCTCGGCATCGAGCTGTCCCTGACGGCGGACCGCGAGGTGTCCGCGGACATCACCTCCGCCGTCGTAAACCGGCAGGACCAGCCTGTGGAGGACCAATCGGCCCACGATCCGCGCCGCGCCGGCCGGCACGCCGGCCGCGTCCTGCTGCCGCTGCACCTGCACGGTTCCGACGGTTCGCTGCGCCTGGCCTGGGAAACCGCGGAATCCCGGCAGCGCGTCGGCATGGCCGTGGACCACTGGATCTCCGTGGAGCAGCAGCCCTTCGAAACCGTGGTGGGGGAGGACGAGTCCACCGTCCGCTACGTCCTGGCCGTGGGCGGCGGCGAGACGTTCCGGCTGGAGAAGTCCGTCAGCTACGCCGTGGCCGGCGCGGATGCGGACCCCGGCCGCGGCGAAGCCCTGGCCGCCGAGGCCGAACTGGCGCTGGCCGCCGTCGGGACGGTCTTCGCCGAAAGCGCGGCCCACTACGGGCAGTACTGGACCACGGCGGACATCGTGGTGGGCGGGCAGCCCGAGCTGCAGCAGGCCGTGCGCTGGAGCCTGTTCCAGCTGGCCCAGGCCACCGCGCGCGCGGGCGTGGCGGGCATCCCCGCCAAGGGCGTGTCCGGTTCCGGCTACGAGGGCCACTACTTCTGGGACCAGGAAATCTACCTCCTGCCCTACCTGACGTACACGAACCCGGGCGGGGCCAGGAAGGTCCTGGAATCCCGGCACGCCATGCTGCCGGACGCGCGCGTCCGGGCCAAGGAACTGAGCGTGGACGGCGCCCTGTTCCCGTGGCGCACCATCAACGGCCTCGAGGCCAGCGCCTACTACGCCGCGGGCACGGCCCAGTTCCACATCGCCGCGGCCATCGCCTTCGCGTCCAGGCGCTACGAATGGGCCAGCGGCGACGCCGGTTTCCGCTCGGAAATCGGCGCCGAACTGCTGATCGAGACCGCCCGCATGTGGGCCTCCCTGGGCTTCTTCGGCAAGGACGGCATGTTCCACATCCATGGCGTCACCGGCCCGGACGAGTACACGGCCGTGGTCAACGACAACCTGTACACCAACGTCATGGCCCGCTTTAACCTGCGCGCCGCCGCGGCCCTGGACCACCCCGGCATCGCGGACACCGAGCGGCTCTTGTGGCGCCAGGCGGCCGAACGCATGTCCCTGCCCTACGACCCGCACATGAAGGTCTACAGCCAGGACAACGACTTCATGACCCTGGAGCCCTGGGACTGGTCCACGCCGCGGTCCAAGTACCCGCTCCTGCTGAACTTCCACCCGCTGGTGATCTACCGGCACCAGGTCCTCAAGCAGGCCGATACCGTGCTGGCCATGTTCCTGCAGTGGCAGGACTTCACGGCCGAGGAAAAGCAGCGCGCCTTCGATTTCTATGACCCCATCACCACCGGCGACTCCACCCTGTCCGCCTGCGTGCAGGGCATCATGGCCGCCGAGGTGGGCTATTCCGACGTCGCGCTCAAGCACTTCACCGAGGCGCTGTTCATCGACCTGGACAACTCGCACGGCAACACGATCGACGGCGTCCACATCGCCTCCACCGGCGGGATCTGGAGCTCCCTCGTGTCCGGCTTCGCCGGCATGCGCGACCAGGGCGAGCTGCTGCATTTCGATCCGCGGCTCCCGGCCGAGTGGGACGGGCTGTCCTTCCGGCTCACCATCCGCGGCCGGCTCCTGGCCGTGGATCTGGTGCCCGGTGCCATCAGCCTCGCGCTGGTCGAGGGAGCAGGGCCCGACGGCGGCCCGCTGGATACCAGCCCGCTGGAGGTCAGCGTGCGCGGCCAGCGCGTCGTCGTCGCCGCGGACGGCGTGAGGGTGCCGCTGGAGACGGTCCCCGTGCCGCCGCCGTCGGTGTTCCCGAGCGTCTTCCCGACGGCTGGCCTCCCCATCGTGAGGCAGTAACCTTCGCATCCGGCTTGCCCAACTAGCTCGCAATAGTGGTTGTTCTGACGGCTCAGAACAACCACTATTGCTGGTCAGATGGGTTGGTGGGGGCAGGAAGTGTGCCCCAGTCGGGACATGGGAAGGGTCCAGTTCCATTGGAACTGGACCCTTCCCATGTGTAGAGCTTGTTGTCTCTTATGCCGTAATACCGTTTGCTTCCGTCGTTGAAGTGAGGTCCTCTACGGCTTTCCGCATGTGGCGTTTGATGGCCTGCTGAAGTCCGCTCCGGTCGCGCGCCTCAAGCAGGTCAAGGAGGGTCTGGTGTTCCTGCACCAGCGCGTCGATGCGGGGATAGGCGACTTCCAGGCTGAGGATGCACATCCTGGATTCCGCTGCGAGTGTCTCGTAAATCCGGATCAGGCGGGTGTTTCCGGTACCGGAAACGAAGGCTGTGTGGAATTGCATGTCGAGACGTGCAATGGCTTGCCAATCCGACGCCGCAACCTGCTTGGCCATGCTCCTGATGATGCCTTTGAGTTCCCTGCAGGTATCTGTCACCTGTTCTGGCTCAGAGTCCAGGAGCGTGTTGGCGGCAGCCAGCTCCACCGCCTCACGAACGGCGTAGATCTCCCTGACGTCTTCACTTGTAAGCTCCGACACGAAGACGCCACGGTTGCGCTTGCTCACCAGGATCCCCTCCTGGCTCAACCGCTGCAGGGCCTCCCGGAGGGGGCCCCTTGACGTGTTGAGCTGGCTCGCCAAAGCAGATTCGTTCACCTGCTGCCCAGGGCTGAAAGCCCCTTGGACGATGAGCTCCCGGAGTTGGTCAGCGATCAGCTGCGCCGTGGGCCGGCCCTCCAGTACGAACATTCCCTCCGGTGCCGCCATTGACATCCCCTCATTTCATGCTTTGGCAAGTTGAATCTACTAGACCGCTATTGCCGTGTACTTGTACTCCAGGAATTCGTCGATTCCAATCTTTCCGCCTTCGCGGCCCAGTCCGGATTGCTTGACGCCGCCAAAGGGTGCCGCCGGGTTGGAAACCAGTCCGGTGTTGAGGCCGACCATTCCGACCTCCAGTTCCGCGGAGAACCGCAGTGCCTTGTCCATGCTCTCCGTGAACACGTACCCCACCAGGCCCCACTCGGTATCGTTGGCCAGGC contains:
- a CDS encoding glycoside hydrolase family 65 protein, yielding MALISSDRLRFPCEPWKLAESIHVPGDDGTLETLFALGNGHLGIRGAHPTHGDAELPGTFINGFHETWDIKHAENAFGFARTGQRIVYVPDANNFTISIDGEQLSLAESTVQDYRRSVDFATGVYECAVTWACRSGATVTTVERRAVGFDSRGCLGIELSLTADREVSADITSAVVNRQDQPVEDQSAHDPRRAGRHAGRVLLPLHLHGSDGSLRLAWETAESRQRVGMAVDHWISVEQQPFETVVGEDESTVRYVLAVGGGETFRLEKSVSYAVAGADADPGRGEALAAEAELALAAVGTVFAESAAHYGQYWTTADIVVGGQPELQQAVRWSLFQLAQATARAGVAGIPAKGVSGSGYEGHYFWDQEIYLLPYLTYTNPGGARKVLESRHAMLPDARVRAKELSVDGALFPWRTINGLEASAYYAAGTAQFHIAAAIAFASRRYEWASGDAGFRSEIGAELLIETARMWASLGFFGKDGMFHIHGVTGPDEYTAVVNDNLYTNVMARFNLRAAAALDHPGIADTERLLWRQAAERMSLPYDPHMKVYSQDNDFMTLEPWDWSTPRSKYPLLLNFHPLVIYRHQVLKQADTVLAMFLQWQDFTAEEKQRAFDFYDPITTGDSTLSACVQGIMAAEVGYSDVALKHFTEALFIDLDNSHGNTIDGVHIASTGGIWSSLVSGFAGMRDQGELLHFDPRLPAEWDGLSFRLTIRGRLLAVDLVPGAISLALVEGAGPDGGPLDTSPLEVSVRGQRVVVAADGVRVPLETVPVPPPSVFPSVFPTAGLPIVRQ
- a CDS encoding LacI family DNA-binding transcriptional regulator, with protein sequence MVKAHRATIQDVAVLSGLSICTVSRALRKLPNVSEKAQRQVAEAAAKLGYKASSAASRLAGGSTGSIAIIAPTATAWFFAQAVEAAEEVFADSGYDTVLISLRNKASVRRKVLGDLSGLAQRVDGVLLLNVELSDDEIAALVASGLAVASVGMSKVPWDNVGIDDEHAAWAATSHLLGLGHWDLAVLAGRETRGNSVLTSGDRLKGFGRALAEHHLTVHPDLVISADSSIDGGRRAMTELIAHRSVPSAIFAECDEAAFGALMALREHGLSAPKNVSIIGIDDHPMSWFLGLSTVAQPVADQGAFAANLLCERLQSPETPNQAANHLLDTKLIERKTTRHKR
- a CDS encoding M20 family metallopeptidase, producing the protein MTSQTLAAAVDVDTLKKAVSGTIDSWEDRLRQVSRIIHDNPELAFEERLAAETLASIAEEAGFAVERSAYGMETCFEAVRGSGDFTVVICAEYDALPEIGHACGHNIIATAALGTGLALGEVADELGLRVVLLGTPAEEHGGGKALLLEAGAWEQATVSMMVHGAAGNEDFSCAITHSQAVDRFAVTFNGRAAHAAAAPHKAINAGDAATISQIAIGLLRQQLPDGVRLNAFVEHGGDVTNVIPARTVVSAEVRAHDLETLEDIKERMLNCFAGGALASGCTWEVAPTEPRYENLVQNTLLAEAWDRNLKALGRTIVEVSGLGGGSTDMGNVSHAVPSIHPMISVLGASGVPHTIEFATDAGSPAGEQAALDGALGMAWTTIDMVTNPETREALLALQAARRPGATRSPALG
- a CDS encoding GntR family transcriptional regulator, with amino-acid sequence MSKRNRGVFVSELTSEDVREIYAVREAVELAAANTLLDSEPEQVTDTCRELKGIIRSMAKQVAASDWQAIARLDMQFHTAFVSGTGNTRLIRIYETLAAESRMCILSLEVAYPRIDALVQEHQTLLDLLEARDRSGLQQAIKRHMRKAVEDLTSTTEANGITA
- a CDS encoding alpha/beta hydrolase produces the protein METVVWSKPENERAGTPLLVMMHGYGTDEQRMVQLFPELPAEFSCAALRGPMDIGDHHGWFLLDYFLANDFADVITSTNKVFAWINSVKDNHSSVSLLGYSQGMAMASTLLRLRPHAFKATVGLSGFVLENDLLALSESFDSPPPFFWGRDKADLVINGDAIEYTGEWLNANMALTARSYPGMGHRIESPELVDVSAFLRHYVLR
- a CDS encoding HAD family phosphatase, giving the protein MTELRTSWTGAAALLFDLDGVLTPTAVVHEQAWQELFDGYLAETGHAQDYQESDYFDYIDGKPRFDGVRDFLASRGITLPEGPADDDPAHPTVQGLGNRKNLIFNEIVEAHGVVPYAGSVRFIDAALAQGLKLAVVSSSRNAPAVLKAAGLDGYFPVVVDGQVAADAGLPGKPDPATFDYAAGLLDVPAEDCIVVEDAVSGVQAGSAGNFRAVIGVDRGAGHQTLLDAGATFVVDDLNDLL